The Thermoclostridium stercorarium subsp. stercorarium DSM 8532 genome contains a region encoding:
- a CDS encoding amidase domain-containing protein, whose translation MFIFIRLKRIVLFLPLLAMIISVLLLAQDYNDYSSLLWDETVPVSGDLSEKFSEYVKEIIQIRDKAMLENDIEAIRPLYNLNTRLGTYAFEHEQKKIKYLHNWAEKQGVNFTGIDTFMKIRWVKEQGNKVTANFSAITEYTYEYVNMPDTPNKFRIATYHIMDFAKEGDNWLITREWYTDPFADSLNADTLKAEDNKAFILSQGPRDFSNLNKRRIKAVEYADLYCGASDNEEYYFRYNTEYKNYNSLGGDCANFASQVLYEGGFKKNAAWNYDKDGSRAWVNAQGFKDYLLYSGRGSLIIHGTYDKVLKLSYKLLPGDIIAYEKKGKVVHISVVTGADSRGYTLVNCHNTDRFKVPWDLGWSDEGIKFWLIRVNY comes from the coding sequence ATGTTCATTTTTATCCGGCTTAAGCGTATTGTTTTGTTTTTACCGTTATTAGCCATGATTATTTCTGTCTTGCTTTTAGCACAGGATTATAATGATTACAGTTCCTTGCTCTGGGATGAAACTGTACCCGTAAGCGGCGACCTTTCTGAAAAATTCAGTGAATATGTTAAGGAAATCATTCAAATCCGCGACAAAGCCATGCTGGAAAACGACATAGAAGCAATAAGGCCGTTGTATAATCTGAATACGAGGCTTGGAACTTATGCTTTTGAGCATGAGCAGAAAAAAATTAAATACCTGCACAACTGGGCTGAAAAACAAGGCGTGAATTTTACCGGCATAGACACTTTTATGAAAATAAGATGGGTAAAGGAACAGGGAAACAAGGTTACTGCCAATTTTTCAGCCATTACCGAATACACGTATGAGTATGTCAATATGCCCGATACTCCGAACAAATTCAGAATTGCCACTTACCATATCATGGATTTTGCAAAGGAAGGCGACAACTGGCTGATAACCAGGGAATGGTACACCGATCCTTTTGCGGATTCGTTAAATGCGGATACGTTAAAAGCCGAAGATAATAAGGCATTTATTCTCAGCCAGGGCCCGAGGGATTTTTCAAATCTCAACAAAAGAAGAATAAAAGCGGTTGAATATGCCGATTTGTATTGTGGTGCAAGTGATAATGAGGAATATTATTTCCGCTACAATACCGAATATAAAAACTATAATTCCCTTGGCGGCGACTGTGCGAATTTTGCTTCCCAGGTACTGTATGAAGGAGGGTTTAAGAAAAACGCCGCATGGAATTATGACAAGGATGGAAGCAGGGCGTGGGTGAATGCCCAGGGATTTAAGGATTACCTGTTGTACAGTGGACGTGGCTCCCTAATCATACACGGAACTTACGACAAAGTTCTGAAACTTTCCTACAAACTTCTGCCGGGGGATATAATCGCCTATGAAAAAAAGGGGAAAGTGGTTCATATTTCGGTTGTGACAGGTGCGGATTCCCGCGGTTATACACTTGTAAACTGCCATAATACAGACAGGTTTAAAGTGCCTTGGGATTTGGGATGGAGCGATGAAGGTATAAAATTCTGGCTGATCAGGGTTAATTATTAG
- a CDS encoding HEAT repeat domain-containing protein, with translation MGVSLKKIEKWEQKRKEKKLLSVLLNNGNDEIRIHAIRALASFDSLDVINSLVNLLRDRNPEIRLAAVETLGKIGSGKAVEFVKFMVEKESDEKVKEAAKNALAAIKEKAKQEESA, from the coding sequence ATGGGAGTTTCACTGAAAAAGATTGAAAAATGGGAACAAAAAAGGAAAGAAAAGAAACTCCTCAGTGTACTTCTGAACAACGGCAATGATGAAATCCGCATCCACGCCATTCGTGCTTTGGCCAGCTTCGACAGTCTCGATGTCATTAATTCACTGGTTAACCTGTTAAGGGACCGAAATCCGGAAATCCGTTTGGCGGCGGTTGAAACGCTTGGCAAAATCGGCTCAGGCAAGGCGGTTGAATTTGTAAAATTCATGGTGGAAAAGGAAAGTGACGAAAAGGTTAAGGAAGCGGCAAAAAACGCCCTTGCCGCAATAAAGGAAAAAGCAAAACAGGAAGAATCCGCATAA
- a CDS encoding ABC transporter permease — protein sequence MSSSAVELNSATISLITDLTWAFTVTGKSISRNAGNVGWEALISIVASMNGLFLPVLTSVCVSRIWDMEHKGNTLKMLLTLPVRQNRLYAAKYVSVFIIMAAVCMVQVIAVAIFGLTNSFARPVPVFLLSGFLTGTVMVSMTVIALQQWLSMAVKNQAFALAFGMIGGFLGVVADLFPEKVRKIFIWSYYTGLCPVTQVYMNGSVWFTVRDHGSLLSSAARLIIVGIVFYFAGSIHVSKQEI from the coding sequence ATGAGTTCTTCTGCGGTGGAACTGAATTCGGCCACTATATCGTTAATTACCGATTTGACCTGGGCTTTTACCGTAACAGGAAAATCAATTTCCAGAAATGCCGGCAATGTGGGATGGGAAGCGCTTATTTCGATTGTGGCCTCGATGAATGGCTTGTTTTTACCTGTTCTTACTTCGGTGTGTGTATCCCGGATTTGGGATATGGAGCATAAAGGAAATACGCTGAAGATGCTGCTGACCCTTCCTGTAAGGCAAAACAGGCTTTATGCGGCAAAGTATGTTTCGGTATTCATCATCATGGCGGCGGTATGCATGGTTCAGGTTATCGCTGTCGCAATATTCGGCTTAACCAACAGTTTTGCCCGTCCCGTGCCGGTATTTCTGCTGTCCGGATTTTTAACGGGAACGGTTATGGTCAGTATGACTGTTATTGCGTTGCAGCAGTGGTTGTCGATGGCGGTGAAAAACCAGGCTTTTGCACTGGCCTTTGGCATGATTGGAGGTTTTCTCGGCGTGGTGGCCGATTTGTTTCCGGAAAAAGTACGAAAAATTTTTATATGGTCGTACTATACGGGTTTGTGCCCTGTAACCCAGGTTTACATGAATGGCAGCGTCTGGTTTACCGTAAGGGACCACGGTTCATTACTGTCTTCAGCAGCGCGGCTTATTATTGTCGGAATTGTCTTTTACTTTGCAGGAAGTATTCATGTGTCAAAACAGGAAATATAG
- a CDS encoding phosphoribosylformylglycinamidine synthase — translation MAVRRIYVEKKPGFDVKARKLMEEITEYLKIKGIENVRIINRYDVEGISDEDYEKAKTLIFSEPPVDYVYEEELPLRDNERVFAVEYLPGQYDQRADSCAQCIQLLSGTERPEIRVATVIAIGGDISDKDFEKIKEYYINPIESREAALTKPETLREEYAVPDMVDVIKGFTLMDEEALEKLITELGFAMSVEDLVFCREYFKNTEKRDPTVTELRVIDTYWSDHCRHTTFLTEIEEVSFDKGSVSEKISEVYNLYLETRKKVYKDREKPVCLMDIATLAMKELKREGYLNDLDESDEVNACSIVVDVDIDGRKEPYLVMFKNETHNHPTEIEPFGGAATCLGGAIRDPLSGRAYVYQAMRVTGSGDPRTPVTQTLPGKLPQRVITRKAALGYSSYGNQVGLATGQVNEIYHEGYVAKRMEIGAVIAAAPKSNVVRKKPEAGDVVILLGGRTGRDGCGGATGSSKAHTEESLTKCGAEVQKGNPPTERKIQRLFRNPEVTRLIKKCNDFGAGGVSVAIGELADGLEIDLDAVPKKYQGLDGTELAISESQERMAVVVAKEDAERFIALSAEENLEATIVARVTDTNRLVMKWNGEKIVDISREFLNTNGVKRRTKVTVKEPGNIFDNCGQKDGRDFSENFKNNLLRLNVCSQKGLIEMFDSTVGAGTVLMPLGGKNQLTPAEGMAAKIPVANGETRTGTLMSFGFDPDISSKSPFHGAVYAIVESVAKIVAMGGDHRKVRLSLQEYFEKVGDDPVKWGKPFSALMGAFYAQMKMKIPAVGGKDSMSGTFKDLNVPPTLVSFAVSVCDVTKVISPEFKNPRSTVAVVKIKRDELGLPDFEHLDRTYERLHGLITENRIVSACTVKCGGIAEAICKMAFGNDIGFSSRTGISPEKWFLPDYGNIVVEVPGGHDIDELFEGLDYEVLGETTDEPVISVGNEKWNLDELKELWQSPLESIFPTKVKEEERKPMNIMFDGMKPVHHSGTFAKPRVFIPVFPGTNCEYEAAMAFERAGAVTDIFVMKNLTPADIKESVKIMKEKIKNSQIIMLSGGFSAGDEPDGSGKFIATVFRNPELAEAVMEFLKVRDGLMLGICNGFQALIKLGLLPYGEIRSLDEKSPTLTFNKIGRHVSCVVRTKVVSTLSPWLSKCMPGDIHTIAVSHGEGRFVADDDIFEELARNGQIATQYVDFDGNPTYDIRFNPNGSLHAVEGITSPDGRIFGKMGHSERYTKYTLKNVPGEKDQKLFEAGVEYFK, via the coding sequence ATGGCTGTCAGGAGAATTTACGTTGAAAAGAAACCCGGTTTTGATGTAAAAGCCCGTAAATTAATGGAAGAAATAACCGAATACCTGAAAATTAAAGGAATTGAAAATGTCAGAATTATAAACAGATATGATGTGGAAGGTATTTCGGACGAAGACTATGAAAAGGCGAAAACACTTATTTTTTCCGAGCCTCCGGTTGATTACGTTTATGAAGAGGAACTCCCCCTGAGAGACAATGAAAGGGTTTTTGCAGTGGAGTATCTCCCCGGACAGTATGATCAGCGTGCAGACAGTTGTGCCCAATGTATTCAGCTCTTATCCGGAACCGAGCGGCCTGAAATACGGGTTGCCACGGTAATAGCAATTGGCGGGGATATTTCCGACAAGGATTTTGAAAAAATTAAGGAGTATTATATAAACCCGATTGAAAGCAGGGAGGCGGCTTTAACAAAACCCGAAACACTCCGCGAAGAGTACGCCGTACCCGACATGGTTGATGTAATAAAGGGTTTTACCCTTATGGATGAAGAAGCCCTGGAAAAACTTATTACCGAATTGGGATTTGCAATGTCCGTTGAAGATCTTGTCTTCTGCAGGGAGTATTTTAAAAATACCGAAAAGAGAGATCCCACCGTTACCGAATTAAGAGTAATTGATACCTATTGGTCCGATCACTGCCGTCATACGACATTTCTTACAGAAATAGAAGAAGTTTCCTTTGACAAAGGTTCTGTATCCGAAAAAATTTCCGAAGTTTATAATCTGTATCTTGAGACGCGTAAAAAAGTGTATAAGGACAGGGAAAAACCCGTCTGCCTTATGGATATTGCAACACTGGCCATGAAAGAACTGAAAAGAGAGGGATATCTTAATGACCTGGATGAATCCGACGAAGTCAATGCATGCAGCATCGTTGTTGATGTGGATATAGACGGCAGAAAGGAACCTTATCTGGTAATGTTCAAAAATGAGACCCACAATCACCCGACTGAAATCGAACCATTTGGCGGAGCGGCAACCTGCCTTGGCGGTGCCATCCGTGATCCGCTTTCGGGAAGGGCCTATGTATACCAGGCGATGAGGGTCACGGGAAGCGGTGATCCAAGAACTCCGGTAACTCAGACACTTCCCGGAAAACTGCCGCAAAGGGTTATAACAAGGAAAGCGGCATTGGGTTACAGTTCATACGGAAATCAGGTGGGACTTGCGACAGGCCAGGTTAATGAGATATATCACGAAGGATATGTGGCCAAACGGATGGAAATAGGCGCAGTAATAGCAGCAGCCCCAAAATCCAATGTGGTCAGGAAAAAGCCTGAAGCGGGTGATGTGGTTATTCTGCTCGGCGGCAGGACGGGCCGTGACGGATGCGGCGGCGCCACGGGATCATCGAAGGCGCATACCGAAGAATCCCTGACAAAATGCGGGGCGGAAGTGCAGAAAGGAAATCCGCCGACAGAGAGAAAAATACAGCGTTTATTCAGAAATCCCGAGGTTACAAGGCTAATTAAAAAATGCAATGATTTCGGCGCAGGCGGTGTTTCGGTTGCAATCGGAGAGCTTGCCGACGGCCTTGAGATAGATTTGGACGCCGTTCCGAAAAAATATCAGGGACTTGACGGAACTGAACTTGCAATTTCGGAATCCCAGGAAAGAATGGCAGTGGTGGTTGCGAAGGAAGACGCAGAGAGGTTTATAGCCCTTTCCGCGGAAGAGAATCTTGAAGCAACCATTGTTGCAAGGGTTACCGACACTAATCGCCTCGTAATGAAATGGAACGGAGAAAAAATAGTGGATATCAGCCGTGAGTTTTTAAATACCAACGGGGTAAAACGGAGAACAAAGGTAACCGTTAAGGAACCCGGGAATATTTTTGACAATTGCGGGCAGAAGGACGGCCGGGATTTTTCCGAAAACTTTAAAAATAATCTCCTGCGGCTTAATGTATGCAGTCAGAAAGGCCTTATTGAAATGTTCGACAGCACGGTGGGGGCGGGCACGGTTCTGATGCCGCTTGGAGGCAAGAATCAGTTAACGCCTGCTGAAGGAATGGCGGCTAAAATACCCGTAGCAAACGGAGAAACAAGAACGGGCACACTAATGTCCTTCGGATTCGATCCCGATATTTCATCAAAAAGCCCGTTTCACGGGGCGGTATATGCCATTGTTGAGTCGGTGGCCAAAATTGTTGCTATGGGCGGGGATCACAGAAAAGTCAGACTGTCATTGCAGGAATACTTTGAAAAGGTGGGAGATGATCCCGTTAAATGGGGAAAGCCTTTCAGCGCGTTGATGGGTGCGTTTTATGCCCAAATGAAGATGAAAATTCCCGCTGTCGGCGGAAAGGACAGCATGTCGGGGACTTTTAAGGACCTTAATGTGCCTCCGACGCTTGTTTCTTTTGCTGTCAGCGTTTGCGATGTTACAAAGGTTATATCTCCGGAGTTTAAAAATCCCCGAAGTACAGTTGCCGTTGTAAAAATAAAAAGGGACGAGCTCGGGCTTCCCGATTTTGAACATTTGGACAGGACTTATGAAAGGCTGCATGGTTTAATAACCGAAAACAGGATTGTTTCAGCATGTACGGTGAAATGCGGGGGTATTGCCGAAGCCATTTGCAAAATGGCTTTTGGAAACGATATAGGGTTTAGCTCAAGGACAGGAATAAGCCCTGAAAAGTGGTTTTTGCCCGACTACGGAAACATTGTGGTTGAGGTACCGGGCGGGCACGACATTGATGAACTGTTTGAAGGACTTGATTACGAAGTCCTCGGAGAAACGACTGATGAGCCCGTGATTTCCGTCGGTAATGAAAAGTGGAATTTGGATGAACTGAAGGAATTGTGGCAGTCGCCGTTGGAAAGCATATTCCCGACGAAAGTAAAGGAAGAAGAAAGAAAGCCAATGAATATAATGTTCGACGGAATGAAACCGGTGCACCACAGCGGTACTTTCGCGAAACCGCGGGTATTTATTCCTGTTTTTCCCGGAACAAACTGCGAGTATGAAGCCGCAATGGCCTTCGAAAGGGCTGGAGCCGTTACCGATATTTTTGTAATGAAAAACCTTACTCCGGCAGATATAAAAGAATCAGTAAAGATCATGAAAGAAAAAATCAAAAACAGTCAGATAATAATGCTTTCGGGAGGCTTCAGTGCCGGTGACGAACCCGACGGTTCGGGAAAATTCATCGCCACGGTATTCCGCAATCCTGAGCTTGCCGAAGCCGTGATGGAATTTTTAAAGGTGCGCGACGGGCTGATGCTCGGGATATGCAATGGCTTCCAGGCTCTGATAAAACTTGGGCTTCTGCCTTACGGCGAAATCCGGAGCCTTGACGAAAAGAGTCCTACGTTGACGTTTAATAAAATAGGAAGACACGTCTCATGCGTTGTAAGAACAAAGGTTGTATCCACATTATCACCATGGCTGTCAAAATGCATGCCCGGAGACATTCATACGATAGCTGTGTCCCACGGGGAGGGAAGATTTGTCGCCGATGACGATATTTTTGAAGAGCTTGCAAGGAACGGCCAGATTGCAACCCAATATGTGGATTTTGACGGGAATCCTACATATGATATCCGGTTCAATCCCAATGGGTCGCTGCATGCAGTGGAAGGCATAACCAGTCCTGACGGAAGGATATTCGGAAAAATGGGCCATAGTGAGCGGTATACGAAGTATACACTGAAAAACGTACCCGGGGAAAAGGATCAGAAGCTATTCGAAGCAGGGGTAGAATATTTTAAATAA
- a CDS encoding DUF3298 and DUF4163 domain-containing protein, with protein MLLIRRPVDIITRVYRRPDITMLYPQAAGHENVNATALMNVKIRNAVMELIKSLAQPGLKTTINGSFEIKNNQRGILSILLVGMAEFGGAHPMTVAKSLTMDTLTGESFELSQLFSPGYADIINAEIKRQIKERDIPLLDGFKGISPNQNYYVSDHTLVVYYQLYELSPYAAGFPYFPIPLYMLSGVIPENGLLTRLGYFI; from the coding sequence ATGTTGTTGATAAGGAGGCCTGTTGATATAATTACCCGTGTATACCGCAGGCCAGACATAACAATGTTGTATCCGCAGGCTGCGGGGCACGAAAATGTCAATGCAACTGCGCTGATGAACGTGAAAATAAGAAATGCTGTCATGGAGCTGATAAAATCACTGGCGCAGCCGGGTTTGAAGACTACAATCAACGGTTCGTTTGAAATCAAAAACAACCAAAGGGGAATACTGAGCATATTGCTTGTGGGCATGGCGGAATTTGGCGGAGCGCATCCTATGACGGTTGCGAAGTCACTTACAATGGATACGCTGACCGGCGAAAGCTTCGAGCTCAGCCAGCTTTTCAGCCCGGGGTATGCGGATATAATCAATGCAGAAATAAAGCGGCAGATTAAGGAGAGGGATATACCGCTCCTGGACGGTTTTAAGGGTATCTCGCCCAACCAGAATTATTATGTTTCGGATCATACTCTTGTTGTATATTATCAGCTTTACGAGCTGTCGCCGTATGCCGCGGGATTTCCGTATTTCCCGATACCCCTGTACATGCTTTCGGGTGTAATTCCGGAAAACGGCCTGCTCACACGGCTGGGGTATTTCATATGA
- a CDS encoding ABC transporter permease yields the protein MLKRCISAEWMKLRHSRIWMILVILPVISVLVGSANFSVNRDILTKEWYSLWSQVGLFYGEFFLPVLIAVLCAYMWRLEHLNKNWNMIMTAPVSVPCIFLAKLTVAALLLLFIQTFLFILYLIGGKLAGLTSGLPGELTGWFFRGWMASLTIASFQLALSMRIKSFAAPVGIGLCAAFAGLGMYVAGLGMFFPHSLLTIGMGVLSQTGLSHWENIL from the coding sequence ATGTTAAAACGGTGTATTTCCGCTGAATGGATGAAACTGCGGCATTCACGGATATGGATGATACTTGTGATTCTCCCGGTCATAAGCGTGCTGGTTGGAAGTGCAAACTTTTCTGTTAACAGGGATATACTGACAAAAGAGTGGTACAGTTTATGGTCTCAGGTGGGGTTATTTTACGGGGAATTCTTTCTGCCCGTTCTTATAGCCGTATTGTGTGCATATATGTGGAGGCTGGAACATCTGAATAAAAACTGGAACATGATCATGACCGCACCGGTATCTGTCCCGTGTATTTTCCTGGCCAAACTTACAGTGGCTGCCTTGCTTTTGCTGTTTATCCAGACTTTTTTATTTATACTGTATTTAATCGGCGGCAAACTGGCGGGGCTGACTTCCGGGCTTCCCGGTGAACTGACCGGATGGTTTTTCCGGGGCTGGATGGCTTCGCTGACAATTGCCTCGTTTCAACTTGCGTTGTCAATGCGTATAAAAAGCTTTGCAGCCCCTGTTGGGATTGGGCTGTGTGCTGCATTTGCCGGTCTTGGCATGTATGTAGCGGGCTTGGGAATGTTTTTCCCGCATTCGCTGCTGACGATCGGCATGGGTGTGCTCAGCCAGACAGGCCTCTCCCATTGGGAAAATATTTTGTAA
- a CDS encoding VanW family protein: MAIILISGCLANRTDDKKSNENAAEDELAPVTDTPVPLSMPPTSPAVTTAPENTPTPDPNLVSSFATVIYDKNENRVNNIKIAAEELDGTIIEPGEIFSFNETVGRRTKEKGYKEATIFVDGEKSKGVGGGICQVSTTLYNAALEAGLKIVERHRHSREVSYVEKGKDAAVAYNSKDLRFKNTKDYPIEIKVTVTEDEIRVSIYKKSQK; encoded by the coding sequence ATGGCAATAATTCTTATTTCGGGTTGTTTAGCGAACAGAACGGACGACAAAAAAAGCAATGAAAACGCCGCCGAGGATGAGCTGGCGCCGGTTACGGACACACCTGTGCCTCTTTCAATGCCACCGACCTCACCGGCTGTAACAACAGCCCCCGAAAACACCCCCACACCCGATCCAAACCTCGTAAGCAGCTTTGCCACAGTCATTTACGACAAAAACGAAAACAGGGTTAACAATATAAAAATTGCGGCGGAAGAACTGGACGGAACGATAATAGAACCCGGTGAAATTTTCTCCTTTAACGAAACCGTCGGCAGACGTACAAAAGAAAAAGGGTATAAGGAAGCGACGATATTTGTTGACGGAGAAAAAAGCAAAGGAGTCGGGGGCGGAATCTGCCAGGTAAGCACAACTTTATACAATGCCGCACTGGAGGCCGGTTTAAAAATAGTTGAGCGCCACAGGCATTCACGGGAGGTATCTTATGTAGAAAAAGGAAAAGATGCGGCAGTTGCATACAATTCAAAGGATCTGCGCTTTAAAAATACAAAAGACTACCCGATTGAAATAAAGGTTACTGTCACCGAAGACGAAATCCGTGTATCAATTTACAAAAAATCCCAAAAATAA